The DNA window AATTGAGGCTGGTCAGCTTCTGTCTATGTCCAGGTACTGCCACGCCGTGGGGCTTAGCGCGTTAGTGTCGCGCCATGGGCTATGGCGCGGCAAAACCTAGACACTGATAGAACCTGGGCTTAGGGTTGGTGCATCAATTttgttcgttttagaaattctcaacgcattcgctattattaaaaaaacttGGAGAGTGACAAACGGATAGGTCGGAGGGTGACAAACggatgggatcacttaagattgaccatgggtaatccgagtacatgatacatgggtacaatacatcaatagttcaaatggaaaacatgacaacacaatgaaagttcTGATACACGGCGCAATTCAAAAACCCTTAGTCAGAAACATActaagtaagcaactcgtcgtccgagtaccaatcctctaccacaaccctgttgctgtggatAGGGTCACCTACATTGCCCTAATCTTTCTTTctcctatagtaagcggcctccgcttcctctatggcctgagtgaagaacgcgtcgtcttcatccttcgcctgcaagcccacctctgctagagcgatgagctcgctcagtctgccagtgtcgtccttagcctcctccgcctgcaagcccgcctctgctagagcgatgagctcgctcagtctgccagtgtcgtcctcagcctcctccacctgcaagcccgcctctgctagagtgatgagctcgctcagtctgtcagtgtcgtcctcatcctcgtccctctcatcagacaacacaatcagtgattcaacggtgcgaccagctcgcgttctgtgctcatctaacttcctttcctcataccttgcacgagccacctctgcagcatgttcctcgctgcatccaatcccttcatgtataaaatgcaatcagttagcaaagcgattatattacatttaaaatcaggcaacgaaaaaaggctttcaaacactcactggcacataatgcaacaacatgctcgttcaagacctgcatctgtactcttgtctcctcccttgcctcattctttGCCCTCTCCTCCTTTAACGTCattcgtctctccaatccccatttgtcaagctcaacatcgatcgggttacaaataccgcgctgtctagcaaactcacgcatcttgtctttgtgatgtttaacgaataggttgacatagTAAGGTCCATATCccatcttccgtgcaattacttgcttccccttcagttcatccaagaacttagcttgaccatcatagcattcccacctgcatttcctagtgctctgttcaaacgaaaaattatatcatatatgtattagcaaatgaaacaaaatacgatttcatgtttaccacaaaaaaaaccaacctcatcatagtcaaccatatggccgcaataatggcctattctaagctccgaagggactagaccgtagttggatttaacaccatattcgcacttgactggaggtgctttgtaaattaacctttctttcttcttttgctttgcctttggtggttctttcggccattggttcttaggatcatacaaccactccttgaaacgacacttcgccattgaaaacacctaaataaggtgacattagtacatgaacatatatagttcaacatttcaacacatacactttgcacttacttcatgtctgtttggacacacaaactccaatatattctcagggtttatcacagctcgatctccgcaatcgcacagaggaggttccttgagtcgtctaactgcggctaagtgcttctccttagccgtcattggaggggggttagggggaggtggaacccaccgctcgaagtgctctcgtggatgtcgccctctccaccaatcgtcgaaaatgaggtacctggggtcaaacttgtttgcaccatcgatccactgaaagaaaaaggatatctcatgggcctacacaacaaaattccaacaaaatattagtaacctagtaatacaaatgaagaaaaaaacatacggaaacaattacttacattaaaacgactgcctGTGTAGAAgtaacgagccgctgtgtccggatgtctcgattaaagtacgtcggccggacgaccacagtcacagttagggatagggaggtcaggagggacggggcatctatgctagactcgtcggggtacaattctctaggacgactccgttttcgccacaactgttcccgaaacatgtcttccatctaa is part of the Miscanthus floridulus cultivar M001 chromosome 9, ASM1932011v1, whole genome shotgun sequence genome and encodes:
- the LOC136481645 gene encoding uncharacterized protein — its product is MAKCRFKEWLYDPKNQWPKEPPKAKQKKKERLIYKAPPVKCEYGVKSNYGLVPSELRIGHYCGHMVDYDESTRKCRWECYDGQAKFLDELKGKQVIARKMGYGPYYVNLFVKHHKDKMREFARQRGICNPIDVELDKWGLERRMTLKEERAKNEAREETRVQMQVLNEHVVALCARIGCSEEHAAEVARARYEERKLDEHRTRAGRTVESLIVLSDERDEDEDDTDRLSELITLAEAGLQVEEAEDDTGRLSELIALAEAGLQAEEAKDDTGRLSELIALAEVGLQAKDEDDAFFTQAIEEAEAAYYRRKKD